Proteins found in one Alicyclobacillus cycloheptanicus genomic segment:
- a CDS encoding dipeptidase encodes MTTDYASYLEAHRAEHLEQLKALLRYPSISTDPAHRTDVLQCAEFLAAHLREIGLEHVELLPTGGHPVVYADWLHAAGAPTVIVYGHYDVQPVDPLHFWTTPPFEPDIRDGRLYARGASDDKGPTFMHLKAFEALLQTEGALPVNVKLCIEGEEEIGSAHLPAFLERNQDRFRGDLLVISDTTMYGPGQPSVCYGLRGLAALQVDLRTVNRDLHSGIYGGAAPNAIHALTELLASMHDKAGRVLVEGFYDDVQPLTDEERRAYQQLDLKETDYAKALGLNGADDLVGEPEFSVLERVWARPTLEINGIYGGFEGEGTKTVIPAEAHAKITCRLVPNQDPQKILDLLEKHIAAHTPTGAHVTVQRMDTGNPYVTAFDHPAIQLAAEAYTHAYGVRAVFTRMGGSIPIVETFDRLLGLPAVLIGFGLDTENFHAPNEHFHLDNFDKGLRTLCYYWKALPKAMEAS; translated from the coding sequence ATGACAACGGACTACGCATCGTATTTAGAGGCACATCGAGCAGAACACCTGGAGCAGTTGAAAGCGCTGCTCCGCTATCCCAGCATCAGTACTGATCCAGCCCACCGCACGGACGTGCTGCAGTGTGCGGAGTTCCTCGCCGCGCACCTGCGGGAAATCGGCCTTGAGCACGTCGAACTGCTGCCCACCGGCGGGCACCCCGTGGTGTACGCGGATTGGCTGCATGCCGCCGGCGCACCGACCGTGATCGTCTATGGCCATTACGACGTGCAGCCGGTCGATCCGCTCCATTTCTGGACGACCCCGCCCTTTGAACCCGACATTCGCGATGGACGCCTGTACGCACGCGGCGCATCCGACGACAAGGGGCCGACCTTCATGCACCTCAAAGCGTTCGAGGCCCTGCTGCAAACAGAGGGTGCCCTGCCGGTGAACGTGAAGCTGTGTATTGAGGGAGAAGAGGAAATTGGCAGTGCCCATCTGCCCGCCTTCCTGGAACGCAACCAGGACCGCTTCCGCGGCGACCTGCTGGTGATTTCCGATACCACCATGTACGGCCCAGGGCAGCCGTCCGTGTGCTACGGCCTGCGCGGGCTTGCCGCACTGCAGGTGGACCTGCGAACCGTCAACCGCGATCTGCATTCGGGCATTTACGGCGGCGCGGCGCCGAACGCCATCCACGCGCTGACAGAGCTGCTCGCGTCCATGCACGACAAGGCCGGGCGGGTGTTGGTCGAGGGGTTCTACGATGACGTGCAGCCGCTGACGGACGAAGAACGCAGAGCCTATCAACAGCTCGACCTGAAGGAGACGGACTACGCCAAGGCACTGGGGTTGAACGGTGCGGACGACCTCGTCGGCGAGCCGGAGTTCAGCGTGTTGGAGCGCGTTTGGGCGCGGCCGACGCTCGAGATCAACGGCATCTACGGCGGATTTGAAGGGGAAGGCACCAAGACGGTGATTCCCGCAGAAGCCCACGCCAAAATCACGTGCCGGCTGGTGCCCAATCAGGATCCGCAGAAAATTTTGGACCTCCTGGAGAAACACATTGCCGCCCACACACCCACGGGTGCGCACGTGACCGTGCAGCGGATGGACACCGGGAATCCCTACGTCACCGCCTTTGACCACCCAGCCATTCAGCTGGCCGCAGAGGCGTACACGCACGCATACGGCGTGCGCGCGGTGTTCACACGCATGGGCGGGTCGATCCCGATTGTCGAGACCTTCGACCGCCTGCTCGGCCTCCCCGCGGTCCTGATTGGCTTCGGGCTTGACACCGAGAATTTCCACGCCCCCAACGAGCACTTCCACCTGGACAACTTCGACAAGGGCCTGCGGACCCTGTGCTACTACTGGAAGGCCCTCCCGAAGGCCATGGAGGCAAGCTGA
- a CDS encoding cation:proton antiporter, with protein sequence MSETLRVFLLILSASFVFSAAVSKIPLLRIPSSVAYLLFGVMLHLGSAHVSSEELLWINQLGDFGLLFLMFLSGMEVEFQQLHPSAWKASEENPLTLAAAMFCATLLLSFACAWVLARFSPGVHPWMLTLLFATTSLGVILPILEETGTLATAYGQTLLLCALFADFLTMLFVSLFVSVRTSGSALDFLLALSILPAGVGAYFAIQWMRGIAAVRRLAGDSQMRMRAVLALVAGACAFADFTGAEPILGSFLAGMVVSAVPFAHKQRLKTYCHGLGYGFLIPMFFISVGLHFHFGAFREPSAWLWVPALLMVAFLVKVVPALRLFRQFGTKAALAGGFLMSSRLSLVAAAAIIGVHIGAMTPILAQSMILAAVVTCLISPVLFVSMV encoded by the coding sequence ATGAGTGAAACCCTTCGAGTCTTCCTGCTCATCCTGTCCGCTTCCTTTGTGTTCAGTGCGGCGGTGAGCAAAATTCCACTTTTGCGGATCCCGTCCTCTGTCGCGTACCTGCTGTTTGGTGTCATGCTGCACCTCGGGTCTGCGCATGTCAGTTCGGAAGAACTGCTGTGGATCAATCAACTGGGCGACTTCGGCCTGCTCTTTCTCATGTTTCTGTCCGGCATGGAAGTGGAGTTTCAGCAGCTCCACCCAAGTGCCTGGAAAGCCTCCGAAGAAAACCCGCTGACGCTCGCCGCCGCCATGTTTTGTGCCACGTTGCTGCTGAGCTTTGCTTGCGCGTGGGTCCTTGCCCGCTTCAGTCCGGGCGTGCATCCCTGGATGCTCACGCTCCTGTTCGCCACCACGTCGCTCGGTGTCATCCTTCCGATTTTAGAGGAGACCGGTACGCTCGCGACAGCCTATGGACAAACCCTGCTGCTGTGCGCCCTGTTTGCCGACTTTCTGACCATGTTGTTCGTGTCGCTCTTTGTCAGCGTTCGAACCTCCGGGTCGGCCCTCGACTTTTTACTCGCCCTGTCCATTCTGCCTGCCGGTGTCGGTGCCTATTTCGCGATTCAGTGGATGCGCGGTATCGCAGCGGTGCGCCGGTTGGCAGGCGACTCGCAAATGCGCATGCGGGCCGTGCTGGCACTCGTGGCAGGTGCGTGCGCGTTCGCGGACTTCACGGGCGCCGAGCCGATTCTCGGCAGTTTCCTCGCCGGAATGGTGGTGTCTGCCGTCCCGTTCGCCCACAAGCAGCGTTTAAAAACGTACTGCCACGGACTGGGATACGGCTTTCTCATCCCCATGTTTTTCATTTCCGTCGGCCTGCACTTCCACTTCGGTGCGTTTCGCGAACCCTCGGCGTGGCTGTGGGTGCCCGCATTGCTGATGGTCGCATTCCTGGTCAAGGTCGTGCCCGCGCTCCGACTGTTCCGTCAATTCGGGACGAAGGCGGCCCTGGCAGGGGGATTTTTGATGTCGTCACGGCTCAGTCTCGTCGCTGCCGCCGCAATCATCGGTGTCCATATTGGCGCCATGACGCCCATCCTGGCCCAGTCAATGATTCTGGCGGCAGTCGTCACGTGCCTGATCTCGCCAGTCTTGTTTGTTTCTATGGTGTGA
- a CDS encoding APC family permease, translated as MKTREDQHVRIGVLRGMAVLTPDALSSVAYATDQMESVLAVLIAAGAAKSYISDVLGYSMLGTGVIVVLAFLLYLAYQNIIRHYPMGGGAYAIGLNDLGKPFGLSAASTLIIGYTLTVAVSVASGIDAIGPVIPFVGTHKLLFNIILTLAIMLLNLRGTGESATVFVPFTYLFVGCIILLGFTALIEGIAHPQQIHVPTAAGVHMVQGMSLYLFLRMFANGCSALTGIEAVSNSVPVFKEPSSARARRLLLTLVITLSLLFFVVSGVATVHGLTYNPQVPLINQEALTLFGTSGIGYAVTVVISFSTMCILAIAANTAFTGCPALWSSMARDGYMPRWVLHKGDRLVYSNGIIFLTFISLLLTIAFDANVSRLIPLYGVSVFYTFTISQLGMVARKFREKGKHWIPSAIGSMFGLLMTAAACVIFLVTHFTDGAWMILVCVPLMVIMFSKIRKHYQCIREELRYDFSKPFETTTEGITIVPIASVNKASVRALQYAASNFKNVVAVTVISGDSEDQMKRQQEKIERDWERLGSGIRLITIHSQYRAVARRLQRFVEFELGKYNPEHITIVIPQFITRRWWHKLLHNKTGSYLMAWLLLNKSVKVVTVPYRLMQ; from the coding sequence TTGAAGACTCGCGAAGACCAGCATGTGCGTATTGGCGTTTTGCGCGGGATGGCGGTGCTCACGCCAGATGCCCTGTCAAGCGTGGCGTACGCAACGGACCAGATGGAGTCCGTTTTGGCCGTACTCATTGCAGCTGGCGCTGCAAAGTCGTATATCAGTGACGTCCTGGGTTACTCCATGCTGGGTACAGGCGTGATTGTTGTACTCGCATTTCTTCTATACCTTGCCTATCAAAACATCATTCGGCATTATCCAATGGGCGGCGGCGCTTACGCCATCGGGCTCAATGACCTGGGCAAGCCGTTCGGACTTTCCGCAGCATCGACGCTGATCATCGGATACACCCTGACAGTCGCTGTCTCTGTGGCATCCGGCATCGACGCAATCGGACCGGTGATTCCCTTTGTCGGCACCCATAAGCTTCTGTTCAACATCATTTTGACGCTCGCAATCATGCTGTTGAACCTGCGAGGGACCGGTGAATCTGCAACCGTTTTCGTTCCGTTTACGTACCTCTTTGTCGGGTGTATCATCCTCCTTGGGTTCACCGCCCTGATTGAAGGTATTGCGCACCCCCAGCAGATTCATGTTCCAACGGCAGCGGGCGTTCACATGGTACAAGGGATGAGTCTGTACTTGTTCCTGCGCATGTTTGCAAACGGTTGTAGCGCCTTGACAGGGATTGAAGCCGTTTCCAACTCCGTCCCCGTGTTTAAGGAACCTTCCAGCGCGCGGGCGCGTCGGCTGCTGTTGACCCTGGTCATCACCTTGAGCTTGCTGTTCTTTGTGGTGTCCGGCGTGGCCACCGTCCACGGCTTGACGTACAATCCGCAGGTTCCGCTCATCAACCAGGAAGCCCTCACGCTGTTTGGAACCAGCGGCATTGGGTATGCCGTCACCGTCGTGATCTCGTTTTCGACGATGTGCATTCTCGCCATTGCGGCGAACACCGCATTTACCGGCTGCCCTGCGCTCTGGTCCTCGATGGCCAGGGACGGCTATATGCCGCGCTGGGTGCTGCACAAAGGCGACCGTCTCGTGTACAGCAACGGAATCATCTTCCTGACGTTCATCTCGCTCCTTTTGACCATCGCGTTCGACGCCAATGTCAGCCGCCTGATTCCACTGTACGGCGTCAGCGTGTTTTACACCTTTACCATCTCACAGCTGGGGATGGTGGCCCGGAAATTCCGGGAGAAGGGCAAGCACTGGATTCCGTCCGCCATTGGCAGCATGTTCGGGTTATTGATGACTGCGGCGGCGTGCGTGATTTTCCTGGTGACACACTTCACAGACGGCGCCTGGATGATTCTCGTCTGCGTGCCCTTGATGGTCATCATGTTCAGCAAAATCCGCAAGCACTACCAGTGCATCCGCGAAGAGCTGCGGTACGACTTCTCGAAGCCGTTTGAGACGACCACGGAAGGCATCACCATCGTTCCAATTGCCTCGGTGAACAAAGCGTCGGTCCGGGCCCTTCAGTACGCGGCGAGCAACTTCAAGAACGTGGTCGCCGTGACCGTCATCAGCGGCGACAGCGAAGACCAGATGAAACGACAGCAAGAAAAGATTGAGCGCGACTGGGAGCGCCTCGGGTCGGGGATTCGCCTCATTACGATTCACTCGCAGTACCGCGCCGTCGCGCGGCGCCTGCAGCGATTTGTCGAGTTTGAGCTGGGCAAATACAATCCGGAGCACATCACCATCGTCATCCCGCAGTTCATCACGCGGCGCTGGTGGCATAAACTGCTGCATAACAAGACGGGCAGCTATTTAATGGCGTGGCTCCTGCTGAACAAGTCCGTGAAGGTCGTGACCGTGCCCTACCGTTTGATGCAGTAA
- a CDS encoding dihydrolipoamide acetyltransferase family protein translates to MPTEFRLPDVGEGIHEAEIVRWLVSEGETVREFDPIVEVQTDKAVVELPAPASGRIGEIRVLAGALAHVGDVLVTIEDDDAGHGPQAAIDRQTRSGAMAQAASTTLTAARQAAPGAGVGTARQASGAARQAPSGARRPLATPGVRYLARQLGVPLDAVQGTGRGGRIQKQDVERYASGQTGGRPAGTGIEAGPGAQRPAGAGLDAGDVRPASTSTRVPFRGIRRATAEHVSRSAFTAPHVTAFDDCEATQLVALRNRWNQLLEPEGKRVTYLPFLVKAVVSALRAFPYFNARLDEQAQEIELLPEYHIGLAVDAPDGLLVPVIRDADKLTVSEIADEISRLTRGARERTLSPQELKGSTFTITNMGPIGGMFATPIINYPEVAILAVHRIQRKPVVRGDDIVIRDVLTLSLSFDHRIIDGAASVRFMNHIRRLIENPELLMLELK, encoded by the coding sequence ATGCCTACTGAATTTCGGCTGCCAGACGTAGGAGAGGGCATTCACGAAGCTGAGATTGTACGGTGGCTGGTCAGCGAGGGAGAGACCGTTCGGGAGTTTGACCCCATCGTTGAAGTCCAGACAGACAAGGCGGTGGTGGAACTGCCGGCACCCGCTTCGGGGCGAATTGGTGAAATTCGCGTCCTCGCGGGGGCGCTTGCACACGTCGGGGACGTGCTGGTCACCATCGAAGACGACGATGCGGGTCACGGGCCGCAGGCTGCGATTGATCGGCAGACCCGCAGCGGCGCCATGGCACAGGCCGCCTCAACGACACTGACGGCGGCGCGGCAGGCGGCACCGGGCGCGGGCGTGGGCACAGCGCGGCAGGCATCAGGTGCGGCGCGGCAGGCGCCGTCCGGGGCGCGGCGCCCCTTGGCCACGCCGGGCGTTCGCTATCTGGCCAGGCAGCTGGGGGTTCCGCTCGATGCGGTGCAGGGGACTGGACGCGGCGGGCGCATTCAGAAGCAGGATGTAGAACGGTATGCATCCGGTCAAACCGGCGGGCGACCAGCCGGGACAGGCATTGAAGCAGGGCCCGGGGCGCAGCGTCCTGCGGGCGCAGGGCTGGATGCGGGGGATGTGCGTCCGGCTTCCACCTCCACACGGGTGCCCTTCCGGGGGATTCGCCGGGCGACGGCGGAGCACGTGAGCCGCTCCGCGTTTACAGCGCCGCATGTCACCGCATTCGATGATTGCGAAGCGACGCAGCTGGTGGCGCTTCGCAACCGTTGGAACCAACTGCTGGAACCGGAGGGCAAGCGCGTCACGTACCTGCCGTTTCTGGTGAAGGCGGTGGTGTCCGCGCTGCGTGCGTTCCCGTACTTTAACGCGAGACTCGATGAACAGGCTCAGGAAATCGAATTGCTGCCTGAGTATCACATCGGGCTGGCGGTGGATGCGCCAGATGGGCTGCTGGTGCCGGTGATTCGGGACGCAGACAAACTGACCGTGTCCGAAATTGCGGACGAGATCAGCCGCCTGACGCGCGGTGCCCGCGAGCGCACGCTGAGTCCTCAGGAACTCAAGGGCAGCACGTTCACCATCACGAACATGGGGCCCATCGGCGGGATGTTTGCGACGCCGATCATCAATTACCCGGAGGTGGCCATCCTCGCGGTGCATCGGATTCAGCGTAAACCTGTGGTGCGCGGAGACGACATCGTGATCCGCGATGTGCTGACACTCTCTTTGTCGTTTGACCATCGGATTATCGACGGGGCAGCATCGGTGCGGTTTATGAACCACATCCGCCGGCTGATTGAGAATCCGGAACTCTTGATGCTGGAATTGAAATAG
- the epsC gene encoding serine O-acetyltransferase EpsC, with the protein MADLKRVVEQLKNNSCTWFEGRACHPEAAEIDRMIGLARQVLLPNYFSSANVEKLCAQMQELRTIMAGQIHRAMFQKCIEKDATVETRAIAEAQADAVIERFPEVQQILHEDVVETYNGDPAATGYDEIILTYPGIFALTVYRIAHVMVELNIPLLPRMMGEHAHRVTGIELHPGATIGRGVMIDHGTGIVVGETAVVGDHVKIYQGVTLGALYFPRDESGSMVRKTKRHPTVEDYVVLYANATVLGGDTVIGHHSVIGSNAWITESLPPYSKALYQTETVVHTRGV; encoded by the coding sequence ATGGCTGACCTGAAGCGGGTTGTTGAACAACTGAAAAACAACAGCTGCACTTGGTTTGAGGGACGCGCCTGCCATCCAGAAGCTGCGGAAATTGACCGGATGATTGGCCTGGCGCGGCAAGTGCTGCTGCCCAATTATTTTTCTTCCGCGAACGTCGAGAAATTGTGCGCGCAAATGCAAGAGTTGCGGACCATCATGGCCGGGCAGATTCACCGCGCGATGTTTCAAAAGTGCATCGAAAAGGATGCGACAGTGGAAACGCGGGCGATTGCGGAGGCGCAGGCAGATGCCGTGATCGAGCGATTCCCGGAGGTCCAGCAAATCCTGCACGAGGACGTCGTGGAAACGTACAACGGAGATCCGGCGGCGACAGGGTATGACGAAATCATCCTGACGTATCCGGGGATTTTTGCGCTGACGGTGTACCGAATCGCGCACGTCATGGTCGAATTAAACATCCCGCTGCTGCCGCGGATGATGGGTGAGCACGCCCACCGTGTCACGGGGATTGAGCTGCATCCAGGCGCCACCATCGGCCGCGGTGTCATGATTGACCACGGCACAGGGATCGTTGTGGGCGAGACAGCCGTGGTCGGGGACCACGTGAAAATTTACCAAGGTGTCACGCTGGGTGCGCTGTACTTCCCGCGGGATGAATCGGGATCGATGGTGCGCAAGACCAAACGCCACCCGACTGTGGAAGATTACGTGGTGTTGTACGCGAACGCAACCGTGCTCGGCGGGGACACGGTGATTGGTCACCACAGCGTGATTGGCAGCAACGCGTGGATTACAGAAAGCCTGCCGCCGTATTCGAAGGCGCTGTATCAGACGGAGACGGTGGTGCACACGAGAGGCGTCTAA
- the codY gene encoding GTP-sensing pleiotropic transcriptional regulator CodY has protein sequence MKLLEKVQELSKLLRSANDQVEFHEVAEFLSRIMSCNVYIVGRKGKVLGYGVAEHALTEEWLEIMTREQRFPGDFNKHLLRIEQTTANIQDKEPFYVFSPEENESFRSKHLTIAPVIAGRERQGTLLFARSANPFDDEDLVLAEYSASIVALEIVHARQQRKEEEGRQRALAHLAVESLSFSELQAAKYLVDAVKEAPDGIVVSSQIADEHGVTRSVIVNSIRKLESAGTLESRSLGMKGTHLRILNPFVEEEINRQFDR, from the coding sequence GTGAAACTTTTAGAGAAGGTCCAAGAGCTAAGCAAATTACTGAGGTCGGCAAACGATCAAGTGGAGTTTCATGAGGTTGCGGAGTTTTTGAGCCGGATCATGAGCTGCAATGTTTACATCGTTGGGCGCAAGGGCAAGGTCCTTGGTTATGGCGTGGCAGAGCACGCGCTGACGGAAGAGTGGCTGGAGATTATGACTCGTGAGCAGCGCTTCCCGGGCGACTTCAACAAGCACCTGCTGCGCATCGAACAGACGACCGCCAACATCCAGGACAAGGAACCGTTCTATGTGTTTTCGCCCGAGGAGAACGAATCGTTCCGGTCGAAGCACCTGACGATTGCCCCGGTCATCGCAGGCCGTGAGCGGCAGGGCACCTTGCTGTTCGCCCGTTCGGCGAATCCGTTTGACGATGAAGATCTCGTCCTCGCCGAGTACAGCGCCAGCATCGTCGCACTGGAAATTGTACATGCCCGGCAGCAGCGCAAGGAAGAAGAAGGCCGTCAGCGTGCGCTGGCGCATCTCGCGGTCGAATCCCTGAGCTTCTCCGAGCTGCAGGCCGCGAAGTATCTTGTGGACGCGGTGAAGGAAGCACCGGACGGGATTGTGGTCAGCAGCCAGATTGCTGATGAACATGGCGTGACCCGCTCGGTCATCGTCAACAGCATTCGCAAGCTGGAGAGCGCAGGCACCCTCGAAAGCCGCTCACTCGGTATGAAGGGCACGCACTTGCGGATTTTGAACCCGTTCGTCGAGGAGGAAATCAACCGCCAGTTCGATCGATAA
- a CDS encoding YerC/YecD family TrpR-related protein translates to MQLDKLRDPSLNQLFEAILSLQTTEECYRFFDDLCTIGEIKSLAQRLQVARMLRQGATYHQIESETGASTATISRVKRCLHYGSDGYSLVLDRLR, encoded by the coding sequence ATGCAGTTGGATAAGCTGCGCGATCCAAGTCTGAATCAGTTGTTCGAGGCGATTCTTTCCCTGCAGACCACGGAAGAGTGCTACCGATTCTTTGATGATTTGTGCACCATCGGAGAAATCAAATCACTCGCCCAGCGGCTGCAAGTGGCTCGGATGCTCCGGCAAGGCGCCACGTACCATCAGATTGAATCGGAAACGGGCGCCAGCACAGCGACCATCAGCCGCGTCAAGCGTTGTCTGCATTACGGATCGGACGGGTATTCACTGGTCCTCGACAGGCTGCGCTGA
- a CDS encoding class I SAM-dependent methyltransferase — protein sequence MKEGSGTSMLTGADGSVEFFDTLEQTDWNRSLQRTLIHWLGPRETYDVLDAGCGAGRFATHLAQRSRTVVALDSSPLMVERAKRSAADYGLTNMQCVVGNIRALPFADGTFDLVTCLDVLFMFDDPVDGLRELVRVAKPGGQVVILNPSDKMNPWSAQTYCEAHAFKDFQRDSFLAWSTAAARRRLYDEYTWAHMAEACGAKWKDSLSLMDGLVAVFRLVVEEPVGMIQGMDLPTGVAATDGAAVEAELSGEGPEAAERLEGEGDLGV from the coding sequence ATGAAAGAAGGGAGCGGGACAAGCATGCTGACGGGGGCAGATGGTAGCGTTGAGTTCTTCGACACACTGGAGCAGACGGACTGGAATCGTTCCTTGCAGCGCACCTTGATTCACTGGCTGGGGCCGCGCGAGACATACGATGTGTTGGACGCGGGGTGCGGCGCGGGGCGGTTCGCAACGCATTTGGCACAGCGAAGTCGAACCGTCGTTGCGCTGGACTCTTCGCCGCTGATGGTCGAACGCGCCAAGCGGAGTGCGGCGGACTATGGGTTGACCAACATGCAGTGCGTCGTCGGGAATATCCGGGCCCTGCCCTTCGCGGACGGCACTTTTGACCTCGTCACGTGCTTGGATGTGTTGTTCATGTTTGACGATCCCGTCGATGGCCTCCGCGAACTGGTGCGGGTGGCCAAGCCGGGGGGGCAGGTCGTGATCCTCAACCCGTCCGACAAGATGAACCCCTGGTCCGCCCAGACGTACTGCGAGGCACACGCATTCAAAGACTTTCAGCGGGACAGCTTCCTGGCCTGGTCGACCGCGGCGGCCCGCCGGCGGCTGTACGATGAGTATACTTGGGCGCACATGGCGGAGGCATGCGGCGCCAAGTGGAAGGATTCACTCAGCCTGATGGATGGCTTGGTGGCTGTATTCCGACTGGTGGTGGAAGAACCAGTCGGGATGATCCAAGGGATGGACCTGCCGACCGGGGTGGCTGCCACCGACGGTGCGGCTGTGGAGGCTGAATTGTCGGGGGAAGGGCCAGAAGCGGCCGAGCGGCTGGAGGGCGAGGGTGATTTGGGTGTGTAG
- a CDS encoding alpha-ketoacid dehydrogenase subunit beta yields the protein MAQLTLVQAVNEALREAMRRDERVMLLGEDIGANGGVFRATEGLMAEFGEDRVVDTPLAESGILGTAVGLAVNGMRPVPEIQFMGFIYPGFEQVVSHIARIRMRSRGRFAVPMVVRVPFGGRIRAPELHSESTETFFAHTPGLTVVAPSNPYDAKGLLLASIESNDPVIFLEPMRIYRAFREEVPEGYYTVPLREARVVQEGTDLTVIAWGTMLRETLDVVRKLEAEQGLSAEVIDLRTLSPWDEETVFASVNKTGRAVVVHEAVGHLGLGAEIAARISEACILQLEAPVVRISSFDVPPPPFSLEDWHAPTPERIASGIAEALSF from the coding sequence ATGGCGCAGTTGACGTTGGTTCAGGCTGTCAACGAAGCGCTGCGTGAGGCCATGCGACGGGACGAACGCGTGATGCTGCTCGGCGAGGACATTGGCGCGAACGGCGGCGTGTTTCGGGCAACCGAGGGCTTGATGGCTGAGTTTGGGGAAGACCGCGTGGTCGACACGCCGCTGGCGGAGTCCGGCATTCTCGGCACGGCAGTCGGCCTGGCGGTCAATGGCATGCGGCCTGTGCCGGAGATTCAGTTCATGGGCTTTATTTACCCAGGATTTGAGCAGGTGGTGTCTCACATCGCCAGGATTCGCATGCGCTCGCGCGGGCGGTTTGCCGTGCCCATGGTGGTGCGCGTGCCGTTTGGAGGCCGCATTCGTGCGCCCGAACTGCACTCGGAAAGCACGGAGACGTTCTTCGCGCACACGCCGGGGTTGACCGTCGTGGCGCCCTCGAATCCCTACGATGCGAAGGGCCTGCTGCTGGCGTCGATTGAGTCCAACGATCCCGTCATTTTCCTCGAACCCATGCGAATCTATCGCGCATTTCGCGAAGAAGTGCCAGAAGGCTACTACACGGTTCCGCTGCGCGAGGCGCGTGTCGTCCAGGAAGGGACGGACCTGACGGTGATTGCCTGGGGCACGATGCTTCGTGAAACCTTGGATGTCGTGCGGAAACTGGAAGCCGAACAAGGCCTCAGTGCTGAGGTGATTGACCTGCGCACGCTGTCGCCCTGGGACGAGGAGACGGTGTTTGCGTCCGTGAACAAGACAGGGCGTGCCGTGGTGGTCCACGAAGCTGTCGGGCATCTGGGGCTAGGGGCAGAGATTGCCGCGAGAATCAGCGAGGCCTGTATTTTGCAGCTCGAGGCACCGGTCGTTCGGATTTCGAGCTTCGACGTGCCGCCCCCGCCGTTTTCGCTGGAAGATTGGCATGCGCCGACACCCGAACGGATTGCGAGCGGGATCGCGGAGGCATTGTCCTTTTAA
- the pdhA gene encoding pyruvate dehydrogenase (acetyl-transferring) E1 component subunit alpha has translation MVKPAERVVQAAAASTGHEKPAGIPDALLVEMYRQMVLIRRFDRRCIGLQRAGRIGTYAPMEGQEACQVGVGLALRPQDFLFPTYRDSGAMMLHGMPMDKVLLFWNGRVEGYEIPEAVNVFPVAVPIATQLPHAAGAAWAAKLRGVDQVAVALFGDGASSEGDFHTAMNFAGVFHVPAVFVCQNNQYAISVPYRRQTASETIAQKAEAYGFEGIRIDGCDVIAVYRAVQAAIEKAAAGGGPTLVEALTYRYGAHTTSDDPTKYRKPEEVEEWRARDPIAKLGGQLREWGLWDDEAEEQLQQEVDSQVSTAIAAMESIEPVNPDDLFLHIYETPTPRLLKQRDALRAELAAKAQGGIAPWRS, from the coding sequence ATGGTGAAGCCTGCAGAACGGGTGGTACAAGCCGCCGCAGCGTCAACAGGCCATGAGAAACCGGCGGGCATTCCGGATGCGTTGTTGGTTGAAATGTATCGACAAATGGTGCTCATCCGCCGCTTCGACCGGCGGTGTATCGGCCTGCAGCGTGCAGGACGCATTGGGACGTACGCCCCGATGGAGGGACAGGAAGCCTGCCAGGTGGGGGTTGGACTCGCACTGCGGCCGCAGGATTTTCTGTTTCCAACGTATCGGGACTCCGGCGCCATGATGCTGCATGGGATGCCGATGGACAAGGTACTCTTGTTCTGGAACGGACGGGTGGAAGGATACGAGATTCCGGAAGCGGTGAACGTGTTTCCCGTGGCTGTCCCGATTGCCACTCAGCTGCCGCACGCGGCCGGCGCCGCATGGGCGGCGAAACTGCGCGGTGTCGATCAAGTCGCAGTCGCCCTGTTTGGCGACGGTGCAAGCTCCGAAGGGGATTTTCACACCGCGATGAACTTTGCCGGCGTGTTTCACGTCCCCGCCGTGTTTGTCTGCCAGAACAACCAGTACGCCATCAGTGTTCCGTACCGCCGGCAGACAGCCTCTGAGACGATTGCTCAGAAAGCGGAGGCGTACGGGTTCGAAGGGATTCGCATTGACGGCTGCGACGTGATTGCCGTGTATCGCGCCGTGCAAGCTGCGATTGAAAAGGCAGCGGCAGGCGGTGGTCCCACGTTGGTGGAAGCGCTCACATACCGCTACGGGGCGCATACGACATCGGACGACCCGACCAAGTACCGCAAGCCCGAAGAAGTGGAAGAGTGGCGCGCACGCGATCCGATTGCGAAACTGGGCGGACAGCTGCGCGAGTGGGGCTTGTGGGACGACGAGGCAGAGGAACAGCTCCAGCAGGAGGTTGACAGTCAGGTTTCGACGGCCATCGCGGCGATGGAGTCGATTGAACCGGTGAACCCGGACGACTTGTTCCTCCACATCTACGAAACGCCAACGCCGCGGCTGTTGAAGCAGCGTGATGCCCTGCGGGCGGAGTTGGCCGCGAAAGCGCAAGGGGGGATTGCACCATGGCGCAGTTGA